Proteins co-encoded in one Arachis hypogaea cultivar Tifrunner chromosome 13, arahy.Tifrunner.gnm2.J5K5, whole genome shotgun sequence genomic window:
- the LOC112792698 gene encoding mitogen-activated protein kinase 7 isoform X2, with amino-acid sequence MGFSFSLNSLAGKAKQSLTPNTNAVWEKMATLVEPPNKIKPKGKHYYTIWQTLFEIDTKYIPIKPIGRGAYGVVCSSINRETNEKVAIKKIGNIFDNCIDALRTLREVKLLRHIRHENVIALKDVMMPIQRTTFKDVYLVYELMDTDLHQIIKSSQPLSNDHCKYFLFQLLRGLKYLHSANILHRDLKPGNLLVNANCDLKICDFGLARTNGAEGQFMTEYVVTRWYRAPELLLCCENYGTSIDVWSVGCIFAEILGRKPIFPGSECLNQLKLIISVLGSQQESDLAFIDNPKARRFIRSLPYTRGRPFAQLFPQADPLAIDLLQKMLVFDPTKRISVLEALQHPYMAGLYDPRLNPPAQVPVNLDIDENWGEEMIREMMWNEMLQYHPEAASANV; translated from the exons ATGGGTTTCTCATTCTCTCTCAACTCTCTTGCGGGTAAAGCAAAGCAATCTCTAACACCAAACACCAATGCCGTGTGG GAAAAGATGGCAACTTTAGTTGAGCCTCCTAACAAAATTAAGCCAAAGGGAAAGCATTATTATACAATATGGCAAACATTGTTCGAGATTGATACCAAGTACATTCCAATCAAGCCGATTGGTCGAGGTGCATATGGCGTGGTTTGCTCTTCCATCAATAGGGAGACTAATGAGAAGGTGGCAATCAAGAAGATTGGCAATATCTTTGATAACTGTATTGATGCACTGAGGACTTTGAGAGAGGTGAAGCTGCTAAGGCATATCCGGCACGAGAATGTCATTGCTTTGAAGGATGTGATGATGCCAATCCAGAGGACGACCTTTAAGGATGTTTATTTGGTCTATGAACTCATGGATACAGATCTTCACCAAATTATTAAGTCTTCGCAGCCACTCTCCAATGATCATTGCAAATATTTCTTGTTTCAG CTGCTTCGAGGTCTCAAATACCTTCATTCTGCAAATATTCTGCACCGGGACTTGAAACCTGGAAATCTGCTGGTTAATGCCAATTGTGATTTGAAGATATGTGATTTTGGCCTTGCGCGAACCAATGGAGCTGAGGGCCAGTTCATGACAGAGTATGTTGTCACCCGCTGGTATCGGGCTCCAGAGCTCCTGCTTTGCTGCGAAAACTATGGAACCTCTATTGATGTATGGTCAGTGGGATGCATTTTTGCTGAGATTCTTGGAAGAAAGCCAATCTTCCCAGGAAGTGAGTGCCTCAACCAGCTGAAACTGATCATAAGTGTACTTGGAAGCCAGCAAGAGTCTGATCTTGCATTTATTGATAACCCGAAGGCCAGGAGGTTTATCAGATCACTGCCGTATACAAGGGGTAGACCCTTTGCTCAACTATTTCCACAAGCCGACCCATTAGCAATTGATTTGTTGCAAAAGATGCTAGTATTTGATCCAACTAAGAGAATTTCTGTCTTAGAAGCACTCCAGCATCCGTATATGGCTGGCCTGTATGATCCAAGACTTAACCCTCCTGCTCAAGTTCCAGTCAATCTTGACATAGACGAAAACTGGGGCGAAGAGATGATTAGAGAAATGATGTGGAATGAGATGCTTCAGTATCATCCTGAAGCTGCTTCTGCCAATGTTTGA
- the LOC112792698 gene encoding mitogen-activated protein kinase 7 isoform X1, which produces MGFSFSLNSLAGKAKQSLTPNTNAVWNVFLKEKMATLVEPPNKIKPKGKHYYTIWQTLFEIDTKYIPIKPIGRGAYGVVCSSINRETNEKVAIKKIGNIFDNCIDALRTLREVKLLRHIRHENVIALKDVMMPIQRTTFKDVYLVYELMDTDLHQIIKSSQPLSNDHCKYFLFQLLRGLKYLHSANILHRDLKPGNLLVNANCDLKICDFGLARTNGAEGQFMTEYVVTRWYRAPELLLCCENYGTSIDVWSVGCIFAEILGRKPIFPGSECLNQLKLIISVLGSQQESDLAFIDNPKARRFIRSLPYTRGRPFAQLFPQADPLAIDLLQKMLVFDPTKRISVLEALQHPYMAGLYDPRLNPPAQVPVNLDIDENWGEEMIREMMWNEMLQYHPEAASANV; this is translated from the exons ATGGGTTTCTCATTCTCTCTCAACTCTCTTGCGGGTAAAGCAAAGCAATCTCTAACACCAAACACCAATGCCGTGTGG AACGTTTTCTTGAAG GAAAAGATGGCAACTTTAGTTGAGCCTCCTAACAAAATTAAGCCAAAGGGAAAGCATTATTATACAATATGGCAAACATTGTTCGAGATTGATACCAAGTACATTCCAATCAAGCCGATTGGTCGAGGTGCATATGGCGTGGTTTGCTCTTCCATCAATAGGGAGACTAATGAGAAGGTGGCAATCAAGAAGATTGGCAATATCTTTGATAACTGTATTGATGCACTGAGGACTTTGAGAGAGGTGAAGCTGCTAAGGCATATCCGGCACGAGAATGTCATTGCTTTGAAGGATGTGATGATGCCAATCCAGAGGACGACCTTTAAGGATGTTTATTTGGTCTATGAACTCATGGATACAGATCTTCACCAAATTATTAAGTCTTCGCAGCCACTCTCCAATGATCATTGCAAATATTTCTTGTTTCAG CTGCTTCGAGGTCTCAAATACCTTCATTCTGCAAATATTCTGCACCGGGACTTGAAACCTGGAAATCTGCTGGTTAATGCCAATTGTGATTTGAAGATATGTGATTTTGGCCTTGCGCGAACCAATGGAGCTGAGGGCCAGTTCATGACAGAGTATGTTGTCACCCGCTGGTATCGGGCTCCAGAGCTCCTGCTTTGCTGCGAAAACTATGGAACCTCTATTGATGTATGGTCAGTGGGATGCATTTTTGCTGAGATTCTTGGAAGAAAGCCAATCTTCCCAGGAAGTGAGTGCCTCAACCAGCTGAAACTGATCATAAGTGTACTTGGAAGCCAGCAAGAGTCTGATCTTGCATTTATTGATAACCCGAAGGCCAGGAGGTTTATCAGATCACTGCCGTATACAAGGGGTAGACCCTTTGCTCAACTATTTCCACAAGCCGACCCATTAGCAATTGATTTGTTGCAAAAGATGCTAGTATTTGATCCAACTAAGAGAATTTCTGTCTTAGAAGCACTCCAGCATCCGTATATGGCTGGCCTGTATGATCCAAGACTTAACCCTCCTGCTCAAGTTCCAGTCAATCTTGACATAGACGAAAACTGGGGCGAAGAGATGATTAGAGAAATGATGTGGAATGAGATGCTTCAGTATCATCCTGAAGCTGCTTCTGCCAATGTTTGA
- the LOC112792698 gene encoding mitogen-activated protein kinase 7 isoform X3, whose product MATLVEPPNKIKPKGKHYYTIWQTLFEIDTKYIPIKPIGRGAYGVVCSSINRETNEKVAIKKIGNIFDNCIDALRTLREVKLLRHIRHENVIALKDVMMPIQRTTFKDVYLVYELMDTDLHQIIKSSQPLSNDHCKYFLFQLLRGLKYLHSANILHRDLKPGNLLVNANCDLKICDFGLARTNGAEGQFMTEYVVTRWYRAPELLLCCENYGTSIDVWSVGCIFAEILGRKPIFPGSECLNQLKLIISVLGSQQESDLAFIDNPKARRFIRSLPYTRGRPFAQLFPQADPLAIDLLQKMLVFDPTKRISVLEALQHPYMAGLYDPRLNPPAQVPVNLDIDENWGEEMIREMMWNEMLQYHPEAASANV is encoded by the exons ATGGCAACTTTAGTTGAGCCTCCTAACAAAATTAAGCCAAAGGGAAAGCATTATTATACAATATGGCAAACATTGTTCGAGATTGATACCAAGTACATTCCAATCAAGCCGATTGGTCGAGGTGCATATGGCGTGGTTTGCTCTTCCATCAATAGGGAGACTAATGAGAAGGTGGCAATCAAGAAGATTGGCAATATCTTTGATAACTGTATTGATGCACTGAGGACTTTGAGAGAGGTGAAGCTGCTAAGGCATATCCGGCACGAGAATGTCATTGCTTTGAAGGATGTGATGATGCCAATCCAGAGGACGACCTTTAAGGATGTTTATTTGGTCTATGAACTCATGGATACAGATCTTCACCAAATTATTAAGTCTTCGCAGCCACTCTCCAATGATCATTGCAAATATTTCTTGTTTCAG CTGCTTCGAGGTCTCAAATACCTTCATTCTGCAAATATTCTGCACCGGGACTTGAAACCTGGAAATCTGCTGGTTAATGCCAATTGTGATTTGAAGATATGTGATTTTGGCCTTGCGCGAACCAATGGAGCTGAGGGCCAGTTCATGACAGAGTATGTTGTCACCCGCTGGTATCGGGCTCCAGAGCTCCTGCTTTGCTGCGAAAACTATGGAACCTCTATTGATGTATGGTCAGTGGGATGCATTTTTGCTGAGATTCTTGGAAGAAAGCCAATCTTCCCAGGAAGTGAGTGCCTCAACCAGCTGAAACTGATCATAAGTGTACTTGGAAGCCAGCAAGAGTCTGATCTTGCATTTATTGATAACCCGAAGGCCAGGAGGTTTATCAGATCACTGCCGTATACAAGGGGTAGACCCTTTGCTCAACTATTTCCACAAGCCGACCCATTAGCAATTGATTTGTTGCAAAAGATGCTAGTATTTGATCCAACTAAGAGAATTTCTGTCTTAGAAGCACTCCAGCATCCGTATATGGCTGGCCTGTATGATCCAAGACTTAACCCTCCTGCTCAAGTTCCAGTCAATCTTGACATAGACGAAAACTGGGGCGAAGAGATGATTAGAGAAATGATGTGGAATGAGATGCTTCAGTATCATCCTGAAGCTGCTTCTGCCAATGTTTGA